The DNA window CACGCAGTTTCGGGAAGATGCGGGCCCCACAGCCCATCCGGTAAAGCCAGATGCTTATCAGGCGATCGACAATTTTTATACCACCACGATTTACGAGAAGGGCGCTGAGTTGATTCGCATGCTCAGAACGCTTCTGGGCGAGACACGATTCATGCGTGGCATGGCGCTTTACTTCAAACGCCATGACGGTGAAGCGGCCACCACAGACGATTTTGTGTCGGCCATTGTGGAAGGTGCTTGCTCGCAGGGAGAACCTCTTGGGTTTGATTGTGAGCAGTTCAAACGTTGGTATGACCAAGCGGGCACTCCCACGGTGACCGTGAAGCGTGATTGGGATTCCACGCGCGGAGTGTTGCGACTGAGCTTGCGTCAAAGCACCCCGCCAACGCCAGGTCAGCCCAAAAAGCTGCCTCTGGTGATTCCCTTGCTCTGGGCTCTGGTCCCAGCCAATGGTGTGCCTGGGGAAGAGCAGCTCCTCGTGCTGGATCAGGAGGAGCACACGCTGGAACTCAAGGGTTTGCCTTGTTCTGAGCAGCCCCCTGCCCTCTCCCTGTTCAGGCAATTTTCTGCTCCAGTGCACTGGGAGGCGAGTCAAGAGTCGGCTGAGCTGTTCACCTTGTTGGCCTGCGACAACGATCCATTTGCCCGTTGGGATGCGGGACAACAACTCTGGCGAAGGATTGTGCTGGCTCGGGCCTCTGGAACCCCGAATGCCGATTTGGAAGGCCAGATGTTGGAGGCTTTGTCCGTACTTCTGGCCGCGGCTGGAGAACAGGACCCAGCGGTGCTGGCCACGTTGATGGCCTTCCCCGGTGGCCCTGAGTTGGAAGCACTCCAGCAGGAGGCTGATCCACCAGCGCTCTACCGAGCGGCTTGCGCGCTGCGCGAAAAATTTGGTCAGTCTTTGGCCCCCTTGCTGCGCGAGCGGCTGGATCTGGTTGCGCCCGATCTTGCCCTGGCTTGGCCTGAGGGGCAGGGGCAACGGCAACTCACCGGTTTGATCTGGGCTTGGCTGGCTGCAGCCGGAGATTCAGCGGTGCGTTCCGATGCTCTGGCTGCCGTCAGTGGACCGTCGATGACCTTGGCGCGGGCTGCCCTGCGGGCGCTCCAGCCATTGGATTGCCCAGAACGCGAGGACGCCTTGCGGCAATTCCACGATCGTTGGCAAGAGAAGCCAGTGATCTTTGACAGCTGGTTTGCCTTGGAAGCCTCCACACCCCGAGCGGATGGCTTGCAGCGTGTTTCCTCTCTTTTGCAGCATCCACGCTTTGATCCGATGGCTCCTAATGCGGTGCGTGCGGTGCTGGGTGGATTCGCTGGGAACCTGTTGGTGTTCCACGCTGAAGATGGCAGCGGCTATCAGTTCATGGCTGAACAAATCATTGCCTTGGATCAGCGCAACGCGATTACGGCGTCGCGCCTGGCCAAGGTTTTCAGTCGTTGGGGCACCTACAGCAGCAAGCGTCAAGCGCTTGTGAAGGCAGCCCTGGATCAACTCTCTGCCGCTCAGCTTTCCTCCAACACGCGCGAAGTTGTGGAGATGATGTTGGGATGAAGCCCGCTAATCAATGAGAGTAAAAGTCTTTACTGTGCTCCCATTTGTTTGAACAATTCCTTGCGGTATTGAGCGCCTTCTGATCCTGAATGTTGGCCCCATAGTCCTTCCCAATAAAAGTAAATAACGCCATAGCCGCGATCATTTGCCAGTCGTACCTTTTCCTTCAATACATCCATTGAAGTTGTCCGTTTGCCGAAGCCAGCTAAGACGCCAATTTGGATGGGGATGCCCCATTCGCGGGCTTTGCGTAGGGCGGGCTGGTCGAGATCTTTGGCATATCCTCTGAGGGAATAGGCATAGTTTTGAACGACGAGATCATCAATCAGCTGGCCCACGGCCCAGAGCTCCCAATCTTGAAGCCAGTTGTTGTAAGCAAACCGAAAGGGACCTGGCGAGAGGCTAATGCGCACCGGCAGCGATTCTTGTTCCAAGCGGATGCGAAGGTCGCGCAGTAAACCGGTGAGTTGGCGGCGACGCCAGGTCATCCAATAGCGATTGGTGTAATCGCGGGGTGGAGCCATGCCGAATTCAGCCTTGTAAAGCGCTGAGGTGTAGGGGTCGTAACCCAATTCCACTGGCCAAGCGAAGTGGTCGTCGAGTTGCAGCCCGTCCATTCGGCAGCGTTTCATCACCTCCACAACGAGGCCGATGAAGCGCTCGCGCACTTGGGGGTGCGCAGGATTGAGCCACACCATCTCCTTGCCGTGCATCTTCATCACCGGGTCACCGTTGGCCCGTGACAACACCCACTCCGGATTGGCTTGAACCACCTCTGCCGAGGCGGGCTCCATTAATCCGTATTCAAACCAGGGCACCACTTTCATCCCGCGCTTGTGCGCTTCCTTGCTCAAGGTGCAAATCGGATCCACCGTCACACCAGCGGTCTTGAGGGCTGGCTCCAGCGGGGCAAA is part of the Synechococcus sp. WH 8016 genome and encodes:
- the pepN gene encoding aminopeptidase N codes for the protein MQTLLPMASASITAPTIRLKDYKPFPWRIPSIALDVVIGSDAVEVSCCMELTPLLGAEPQALVLQGVDLLLQSIAIDDNALKPSDYNVTAERLVIHQPPQVPFQLKTVCRIDPQANTSLEGLYASGGMLTTQCEAEGFRRITYHPDRPDVLSRFTVRIEADRERYPVLLSNGNALSAGPLAGDPTRHEVTWEDPSLKPSYLFALVAGNLNEVCDRFVTRSGRNVTLRLHVEPGDEPFTAHAMESLKRSMAWDEQVYGLEYDLDEFNTVAVRHFNMGAMENKSLNIFNSKLVLADAETASDAELERIESVVAHEYFHNWSGNRITCRDWFQLSLKEGLTVFRDQCFTADLHSEALKRIEDAAMLRNTQFREDAGPTAHPVKPDAYQAIDNFYTTTIYEKGAELIRMLRTLLGETRFMRGMALYFKRHDGEAATTDDFVSAIVEGACSQGEPLGFDCEQFKRWYDQAGTPTVTVKRDWDSTRGVLRLSLRQSTPPTPGQPKKLPLVIPLLWALVPANGVPGEEQLLVLDQEEHTLELKGLPCSEQPPALSLFRQFSAPVHWEASQESAELFTLLACDNDPFARWDAGQQLWRRIVLARASGTPNADLEGQMLEALSVLLAAAGEQDPAVLATLMAFPGGPELEALQQEADPPALYRAACALREKFGQSLAPLLRERLDLVAPDLALAWPEGQGQRQLTGLIWAWLAAAGDSAVRSDALAAVSGPSMTLARAALRALQPLDCPEREDALRQFHDRWQEKPVIFDSWFALEASTPRADGLQRVSSLLQHPRFDPMAPNAVRAVLGGFAGNLLVFHAEDGSGYQFMAEQIIALDQRNAITASRLAKVFSRWGTYSSKRQALVKAALDQLSAAQLSSNTREVVEMMLG
- a CDS encoding glycoside hydrolase family 10 protein, coding for MAPPATFGQGTDVLLSKSRLPSVERKQALGVWLTNSPSPLYYDQRTIKQAVDELEQAGFSVLYPNAWSRGTTFHTSEFAPLEPALKTAGVTVDPICTLSKEAHKRGMKVVPWFEYGLMEPASAEVVQANPEWVLSRANGDPVMKMHGKEMVWLNPAHPQVRERFIGLVVEVMKRCRMDGLQLDDHFAWPVELGYDPYTSALYKAEFGMAPPRDYTNRYWMTWRRRQLTGLLRDLRIRLEQESLPVRISLSPGPFRFAYNNWLQDWELWAVGQLIDDLVVQNYAYSLRGYAKDLDQPALRKAREWGIPIQIGVLAGFGKRTTSMDVLKEKVRLANDRGYGVIYFYWEGLWGQHSGSEGAQYRKELFKQMGAQ